The region AGTGCCACGCCCAGTTCTACAAGTGCCGCAGCGTCCTCCGGACCTTCATCCAGAGGGTCAACGCGTCCCCCACCGGACACCTGAAGTCAAAAGGAAAGTACGTGGGCATTCTGTCTTCCTGGGGCTTGGTAGGTGGTCGTGTgtccactcactccaagaaggatgttgaggtgctggagcaggtccagagaagtgcagaaaagctggtgaagggtctagagcacaaatcttgtgaggagcagctgagggaactgggggtacTCAGCCTGgagtaaaggaggctgaggggagaccttctggctctctacacctccctgaaaggaggttggaaccaggtggagtcagtttcttctctcaaggaacaagcaataagaccagaggaaatggcctcaagttatcccaggggagatttaggttggacatgaggaaaaatgtcgtCACactgagggttgtcaaggcttgcaccaggctgcccagggcagtggttgagtccccatccctggaggggtttcaaagccatggagatctTGAGGGGCATCGTTTagtgatgagctggcagtgcttaacagttggacttgatcttaaaggtctcttccaagcaaaccAATTCTCTGATCCCATGTATTGGTTTGTGGTCTCCTGTAACCGCCAAGACTCCCCTGAGCTGTTCTGTCCTTGCAGGAGTGACGCAGCACCAGGCCAGCCATGTGCCGAAGgagatgcctcctgcctgggtgaGTGCccactcctggagctgctttcctttctcaATGATACCACCAGTGAAGTGCTGGGTTTTATGGTCATCAAGGCACAACCACCCAACCAGGTGGTTCCtgcgtccctcagcaccatgctcTGGTTGGGCCAGTCATggttccccttcctccttcctccagctccccaggagGGTCCTTGCTGGCACCCACCACCCCAGGCTCAGCCCAACAGGTGAAGAACAGGTGAAGTGGAGCTAGGTGACAGTGCCAGGCCTGTCTCAGCCACCATCAGGCACTGGGGAACAATCAAAAACAGATTTTCAACTAAAAACCCACCTTCAGCTGTAAAATGAATGACACCGACAGGTGATGGGGACTGCCCCTGCCCCAGTCCATCTGGGCACAGCGCCTTTAAGATGGCTCCCACCTGCTCTCTGATGCTGAAGTCCCTTTCTGGCTGGGGAGTGGATCCCTCCTGTCTCCAGTGCAGGAGTGGGTCTCTCCTGTCCTTGTCCCTTTCCCAGGTGGGGAGCAGGTCCCTCCTTGTCCCAAATTACAGCACAGAAGCAGGACCCTccttgtccccatcccaggTGGGGAACAGGTCCTTCCTTATCCCCAGTTCCAGCACAGAAGCAGGACCCTccttgtccccatcccaggTGGGGAGCAGGTCCCTCCCCATgtccagctgtgccctggccCATCCCAGTGGCCTGACTTCCTTTACTGCCTCCCTCTGCCAGTGGACCTGATCACCTCGAGCCCACAGTGCCTGCACAGCCTGGTGACGTGGACGCACACCCACGCCGGCAGCTGCCCGTCGGTGCCCAGCCTGCAGAGCGTCCTCTCCTCCGAGTACTGCGGCATCATCCGCGCCGTCTGGGGCTGCGCCCAGGGCCACGACTACGTCATGGACACGGACTCGgactgcagcagcctgctgctggacacCGCCTTGGCGGGCAAGCGGGAGCAGGGCGTGGCGCGGCGCTTGACAGACAACGGAGCGGACAATGACCAGGCCCTTCCTGCTCCCACACCCCAGCATGCTCCAGGAAGGACCCCTCcttgccagcagcctgcaaacAAAGGGGAGGCCTCGTTGCCACCCGAGGTGGAGGACGAGGCGCCGCTGCCACAGGACAGGGATTCATCTCACTTGCAACTGGAGAGCGCTGCTGCCTTACAGGAGAAGGTTCTGTCACAGCCCGAGTCACcgctgagcagtgctgcaggtaaAGGATTTGCCTTCTGATCTTCTCCAGGTTTCTGGGGAAGGGTGAAGAGCTGGGGAACTTGCCTGGGCAGTGATGGTGGGGCTGGGACCACTCTTCAGAGTGATCCTCACCTGGGGAGCAAGTGGAGAATCCTTTCAAAGGGAAGGGAGAACATGGGCCTTTGGCTGACCACATCACAGGATCCCAgcttggtggggtttggaagggatctctggagatcatttagtccaagccccctgctgaagtggggtcacccacagcaggttgtctGGGATCACAGTGTCCACGTGGGttcagaatctctccagagaaggagactccacaatgtctctgggcagtctgctccagaactttgtcatcctcacagcagagtttTATGTCACACACACATAGAGCCTCTCTCCTCATGCCTGCAGAGTGACCTCTGGTTCTCCAGCACCACATTTGTCAGATGTTTCTTCCTGCTTAATCCGAACCCCATCTGTACTTGGGGAAGCAGGGTTCTCCCacccagctgtggctgcaggcaaTGCCCAACACCCTCAGCCCTTTCTGTCCACAAATGCTAGTTATCAGCAGGCTTATGGTGGGCCAAGACAACCAGGGCTGGATGCTGAACTCTTCAAAATGTCACTTCTGGACGAGCTATTTAACATCAGTTTTGAGTTACAGAGGTTGGGCTGTGTGTAGCTCACCAGAGATGGCCACTGTTGGACAGAGGAAGGGCAGCTGGAAGGAGTAGGGTCAGGGAGGAAACAGGAAGTTGCTCTGTCCATGGGCACAGGGTCTCCAAGCCCACCAGACCGAGTCTGGTTTAAGCAATGATTCATTTGTTGTGGAGCACACATTTTCCTGCAGCGTGAAAGACCCCAGAGTGGTtggctccccagcagctgtctctgctggcttccttgccctgcttttCCTTGTAACACAGCatgttctccttccttccctagGCCAGTTGAGTGGGAAGCAGGTCCCTTCTGCAACGGCGCATGAGCGGGTAAAAGACGAGTTCAGTGACCTTTCTGAGGGGTGAGAGAAGAGTGGGTTTCAAACAGCCTAAATGTCTTCTTTGCCAGTATGAATGACCCACCTCAGGGAGCTCTTATCTCCATGAGTCACCTGGCCCTCGAGGCCCTGCCCTGGAGCTCGTGCAGAGCTCCCCTCCTCCTCGTTGCCTCTGCTGTGGGGGGGTCATGCACGTCCTGTGTGTTTCCACACGCCTGTGCTCGCCACGTTTGTCACCTGCTGCCGGCAAATCTGGTCCTGTTttgtccctctctctgctctgaggaggtGGCAATGGAGGCTTCATGGGTCTGGGGGGTGATGGAGCTGCTGCCCCTATGCTGGGTGCGTTGTCCAGAAGTCCTGCTCCTGGGAGCAATTCCCATGGTGGCTGTTTCACACTGGGGCTCTGGAAGAGCTGTTGGTGCAGGAATGCTGTCAGAGAAGTCACTTCAATGGCTCATGGGGAGAGCAGGAGTGACATGGCACCTTAGAGTTCATGATCAGGGAAGACTTTGATTTGATCACAACTTAAAATGATTAGATTGAGCAAACAATCATCATCTGACTTTGCCGAATCAGGAGTTAGGATTGGGCTAAACCCTTCAGTGTCAGTGTTTAAAGTGGGGCTTGTAAACAATTCATTGTCTAGTACTACATCAAGCACAGATCTACTGTGGTGTCAGCTGCATCTGTcacctgacaccttaaaaggGCCACAACAGTTCATTGCCTGTACCCTGGCTTTAGAATTAATTGCTTCTTGTGCAGctcaggaggaaaaataaaccctAAACCTCTGTGGCTGCTGCGTGTGGGTAGTACGCAGAATAGCCTACAGCTTAATTAGCCTGCACCAGACAATTTCTGTCACATCCTTGCTCTACAAAGTGGCTTTTCCCAGTAAGGAAAGTATCAGCAGCTTCCTCCAGCAATGTCTCATCTTTTCTGGGCTGTTTTTTGTTCTCCTGACAGTGGTTTGATGATTCTTGCAGAGATCTAGTCCAAAAAAAGACCAAattttgctctttgctgtgtTTGCTCAGGGTGATTATGGGGGTGGAGAacacacagagcctcagctgctgaggCTTCCATGCTGGGGGTGCAGTTGGTTATGCTGGGAGCAAGGAAAACATGCTGGTGATGGCTTGGTAACAGGCatcttctctctctcagggACTTCCTGAGTGATgatgaaaatgagaagaaaaatgtgcaATCTTCAGATGACTCCTTCGAGCCTTACCCTGAAAAGAAGTAAGGGGCTTGCTGTGGGTAGATAGTTGTCCTTTAGGGCCTTGgttccctccctgtcccctcctggaGGTCATGGTGCTCCCCAAGCTCCCCCTTAGGTTGCAGCTGGGCCACATCCCTCTTCTTCAGGCCTGGCACTAACTCCCTTAGCATGGCTCACGTGCTTGATGCGTGCTTTGCTGGATCCGTAAAGCCATCAGCACTCAGGAATCGTTTAGGTGGGAGGACAAAAAACCCAAGACCAAGTATGAGACCACTGTCCTTGTTCCTTCTTGGAGGGTTTCTAGCAAGAAAAGTGATGGCAAAAAAACCAAGAAGGCAGAAGAGCCCAAAATAAGGAAGAAGCCAGggccaaagccaggctggaaaaaaaaaatcaagtgtgAAAGGTAAGGAGAAGCTGGGGGCAGGCGGgcagccccctgccctggcacaccGGCTGATGTGGcctctgctttgcagggagGAGCTGCCAACCATTTACAAGTGTCCTTACCAGGGCTGCACAGCTGTCTACAGAGGGGCAGATGGCATGAAGGTGAGTTGGGGGGGTCACTTCTGCCCCAAACCTGGAGCTTTGAGCTTTACGGAGCTATATCCATGAGGAGAGGATCCCAGGCAGGTTGAAGTCACCtccttgctctgcagcaggcagtgagatgCTGAGCAGAGAAACTGCTGAGAGTTCAAGGTGTTCTGTGCTCCCGGAAGCTGCTCTGGCTCCTCGTGCTCCCCCTGCTCTGGGATTCTGATCAGAGCCCTCAGAGCAAGCTCTGCTATGTCCTGTTacagcccctgctgctggggtaGATTTGAGTGCATGTCTCTGGTttttcacagtgaaaatttatagaatcataaaatcacagaattattttggttggaaaagacctttaagaccatcaagtctaaccatgaatccagcactgccaggtcataaTTAaatgtgtccctcagcaccatatccacatggctttgaaacttctccagggatggggactccactgctgccctgggcagcctgggccaggctttgacaaccctcaagagcaagaaattgttcctcatattcaacctaaacctcccctggtgcaacttgaagccatttcctcttgtcctgcttgttccctgggagaagagaccaacacccacctagctccagccttcttccagggacttgtagagccaggtggtctcccctcagcctccttttctccaggctgcacaaccccagttcctttagctgctcctcacaagacttgtgctctagacacGAGCTGATGCGTGATCCTGCCAAGATGGGCATCTCGTTTTTGGGGAGGATGCAGGTTTTTCATCCTAGCAGTCAGAAGCTCTACCCTTTCTTTACAGAAACACATCAAAGAGCATCATGAGGAGGTTCGGGAGAGGCCTTGTCCTCACCCTGGCTGCAACAAGGTGTTCATGATCGACCGGTACCTGCAGCGCCACGTCAAACTCATCCATACAGGTGGGTCCAGGTCATGCAAACGCCCAACAGCTCACTGTGCACGACCCTCTGGGTGGTGCAGGTGCCTGCCCTGCTGTAAACCTCTAACCATGGAGGAcatgaggcaggaggagaaattctGACCCCACCAGTAGGCCTGTGTGTATGTCATGTGCTCAggccagcagagccactgagcctctccattttcctgctgcagaggtaCGGAACTACATCTGTGATGAGTGTGGGCAGACCTTCAAGCAACGCAAACACCTCTCAGTCCACCAGATGCGGCACTCGGGAGCAAAGCCCCTCCAGTAAGTGCTCACCAACCATCCGCTCGTGGCTAAGAGCAGGACCAGTGCTATGCTGAGCTCTCACCATCACTGTCCTCACACAGAAACTCTGGGATACAAACCCTGGGCTTGTAGCAGCCTGaatccctgtaggtgttcatCCAGCTCTAGAGCTTCCTGTTGCTGTGATGCTTTCTTGTCTCCTTGTACTCATGTTGCTCTTCAGAGTAGCTGAATGCTCACCTGCAGGTCTGAGGAGGAGAGTCACATAGCTGGGGGCTGTAGGAGATGCTACGAGCAATTGCAGCTAGAGGTGGTTGTAAGAGATGCTAAGAGCAAGCAGTGCTGAGGCTGTGGTTGTCTTCTCGGGGTCTCATTCAGCATGACAGAGCTGAGTAAGACCACAGTGGtggctccaggctgggtgctgagctcctgcctcGCCTTTCAGGTGTGAGATCTGCGGGTTCCAGTGCCGGCAGCGTGCGTCCCTCAAGTACCACATGACCAAACACAAAGCCGAGACGGAGCTGGAGTTCGCCTGCGACCAGTGTGGGAAGCGCTTCGAGAAGGCTCATAACCTTAACGTCCACATGTCCATGGTGCACCCTCTGACCCAGACTCAGGACAAAGCCAAGCCACTGGAGCCAGAGCCCATTCTCCTCCTC is a window of Indicator indicator isolate 239-I01 chromosome 19, UM_Iind_1.1, whole genome shotgun sequence DNA encoding:
- the ZNF276 gene encoding zinc finger protein 276, whose product is MKRDRRGRFLAAAGGPGAAAAAATEPRRRLATAPRGNEAAAAQPEPPAGWAPAAAAAAWTRPPALGSAPEAGIGRALSTGYCRLCHGKFSSRSLRNAFGKVPVMGENSEKQRRVDQVFFADFQRLVGVAVRQDPALPQFVCKKCHAQFYKCRSVLRTFIQRVNASPTGHLKSKGKSDAAPGQPCAEGDASCLVDLITSSPQCLHSLVTWTHTHAGSCPSVPSLQSVLSSEYCGIIRAVWGCAQGHDYVMDTDSDCSSLLLDTALAGKREQGVARRLTDNGADNDQALPAPTPQHAPGRTPPCQQPANKGEASLPPEVEDEAPLPQDRDSSHLQLESAAALQEKVLSQPESPLSSAAGQLSGKQVPSATAHERVKDEFSDLSEGDFLSDDENEKKNVQSSDDSFEPYPEKKVSSKKSDGKKTKKAEEPKIRKKPGPKPGWKKKIKCEREELPTIYKCPYQGCTAVYRGADGMKKHIKEHHEEVRERPCPHPGCNKVFMIDRYLQRHVKLIHTEVRNYICDECGQTFKQRKHLSVHQMRHSGAKPLQCEICGFQCRQRASLKYHMTKHKAETELEFACDQCGKRFEKAHNLNVHMSMVHPLTQTQDKAKPLEPEPILLLDPSGTSESQAVKSEVTAQQEPT